The window TATTTGTTTGATTCTCAGCATTGGGGGAACGGTATCCGCTGGACCGTTCCCCCTTAAAAATGATCAAAGGTCAGGACTCTATCTCAACATAGAAATAATGTCCATTTCTGTAAATTGCCAAGATTACGGTATTCTTTTCCATCTCTTCGAGAAGATCCCTGAAATCGGATCTATTCTCAATCTCTTTCCTGTTTATCTCTACTATAACATCACCCTTCTTAAGGCCCGCCTCAACTGCCGGACTTTCAGGTTCGATGTCGATTATAACAACTCCTTTTATATCATCAGGGATATCAAGACTTCTCCTGTAATAATCATCTAAAGTCTTAACCCTCGCTCCTATAAATAAATGGGATTTTCCTTTTTCATCACGCTTTCCTCTGGTATCACCGTCCGGGCGCTCCCCTATTTCGATATCTATCTTTTTCCTCTTCTTATCCCTTAAGATTCCGATTTTCAGTTCTGTTCCGGGAACAGCAGCCGCTGCCATACTATGAAGATCTTTACTGTCTTTTACCTTTTTGCCCCCGAATGAAATTATTATATCTCCCCTTTCGAGGCCGGCTCTGTCAGCGGGAGTATCCTTTTCAACCTGAGCGATTAACGCCCCCCCTGCATCTTCAAGTCCAAATACTCTGGCCATCTCTGGTGTAACATCCTGTGGATAAACACCGATATACCCTCTGACAACATATCCGTTTTCTATTATGCTCTTCATAATGGAAGTTGCCAGATCGAGCGGAATCGCGAACCCGATCCCCTGACTTCCCCCGCTTCTTGTTACTATTGCCGTATTAATGCCGACGAGTTCCCCTCTGGTGTTGATCAGGGCGCCCCCTGAGTTACCGGGATTTATCGCCGCGTCCGTCTGAATAAAATCCTCGTAGTCTACCAGCTTGAGAGATCTGCCCAGCGCGCTTATGATTCCTTTCGTAACGGTCTGCCCCACTCCGAAGGGGTAGCCGATCGCGATAACTGTCTGTCCGAGCCTCAGATCATCCGACTTTCCTATTTTTACTGCCGGCAGATCATCCCCTTCGATCTTTATTACAGCTATATCACTCTTAGGATCCGTTCCGATAATTTCAGCGTCGAATTCCCTTTTATCAGTCAGGATCACTTCTATTTCATCAGCCTCATTCACCAGATGATTGCTTGTAAGTATATACCCGCCGTTGTCAACGATAACACCCGAACCAAGACTTCTCTGAACTCTCTCGCTCGGGATATTTCCTCCTCTGAAGAATCTCTCAAAAAACTGCCTGAAGAAAGGATCTGACATATAGGGTGAAGGTTTAGTTTTAACAACCCTTTTTGAAGATATATTAACTACAGCGGGGGCAACGCGCTCTATAATATCAGGCA of the Candidatus Krumholzibacteriota bacterium genome contains:
- a CDS encoding Do family serine endopeptidase, translating into MKENRSSKKWFLIISAALVISLGIVLQSGIISGFRVSDCDTEGLSANAYAAAAEDESLPDIIERVAPAVVNISSKRVVKTKPSPYMSDPFFRQFFERFFRGGNIPSERVQRSLGSGVIVDNGGYILTSNHLVNEADEIEVILTDKREFDAEIIGTDPKSDIAVIKIEGDDLPAVKIGKSDDLRLGQTVIAIGYPFGVGQTVTKGIISALGRSLKLVDYEDFIQTDAAINPGNSGGALINTRGELVGINTAIVTRSGGSQGIGFAIPLDLATSIMKSIIENGYVVRGYIGVYPQDVTPEMARVFGLEDAGGALIAQVEKDTPADRAGLERGDIIISFGGKKVKDSKDLHSMAAAAVPGTELKIGILRDKKRKKIDIEIGERPDGDTRGKRDEKGKSHLFIGARVKTLDDYYRRSLDIPDDIKGVVIIDIEPESPAVEAGLKKGDVIVEINRKEIENRSDFRDLLEEMEKNTVILAIYRNGHYFYVEIES